One part of the Streptomyces nigra genome encodes these proteins:
- a CDS encoding amidohydrolase family protein, which yields MPPLAGRIDVHHHFTAPAWLDWAERRGVVDRERLPWWTRWDRDAALEIMDKTGIGTAVMTVAMLGRFQERAERQESARVALRAAADVVEADPERFAFFTPVFLDDLELSSWSVRHGLDELGAVGVSTRTSMNGVFLGDPAHDRLLRELDERSAVVSTHPMEVPAGGKDGGGLPGMPPFVCDFLMDTTRAAVNLIRNGTLDRYPNLSFILPHGGGFLPYMATRLELFGGAVEPAVEPERVRDYLHRFYFDTAGPMSPSATPTLMATVDPDRILFGTDWPPTPAHVIADRVTPALDSDPFLSEEQLQRINRDNALRLMPALDRS from the coding sequence ATGCCCCCTCTCGCCGGACGTATCGACGTCCACCATCACTTCACCGCCCCGGCCTGGCTGGACTGGGCGGAACGACGCGGCGTCGTCGACCGGGAGCGGCTGCCCTGGTGGACCCGCTGGGACCGGGACGCAGCCCTGGAGATCATGGACAAGACGGGCATCGGCACCGCGGTGATGACCGTGGCCATGCTCGGCCGGTTCCAGGAGCGCGCCGAGCGCCAGGAGAGCGCCCGGGTCGCTCTGCGCGCCGCGGCCGACGTCGTCGAGGCGGACCCGGAGCGCTTCGCCTTCTTCACCCCGGTCTTCCTGGACGACCTGGAGCTGTCGTCCTGGAGCGTGCGACACGGCCTCGACGAGCTCGGGGCGGTCGGGGTGAGCACCCGGACCAGCATGAACGGCGTCTTCCTCGGCGACCCGGCGCACGACCGGCTGCTGCGGGAGCTCGACGAGCGGTCCGCGGTCGTCAGCACGCACCCCATGGAGGTGCCGGCCGGCGGGAAAGACGGCGGCGGGCTGCCCGGCATGCCGCCCTTCGTGTGCGACTTCCTGATGGACACGACCCGCGCGGCCGTGAACCTCATCCGCAACGGCACCCTGGACCGCTACCCGAACCTGAGCTTCATCCTGCCGCACGGCGGTGGCTTCCTCCCCTACATGGCGACCCGGCTGGAGCTGTTCGGCGGGGCCGTGGAGCCGGCCGTCGAGCCCGAGCGGGTCCGCGACTATCTGCACCGGTTCTACTTCGACACCGCCGGGCCGATGTCGCCGTCGGCGACGCCGACGCTGATGGCGACGGTGGATCCGGACCGGATCCTGTTCGGCACGGACTGGCCGCCCACGCCCGCCCATGTCATCGCCGACCGTGTGACGCCCGCCCTGGACAGCGACCCGTTCCTGTCCGAGGAGCAGCTCCAGCGGATCAACCGGGACAACGCGCTGCGTCTGATGCCGGCGCTCGACCGGTCGTAG
- a CDS encoding FAD-dependent oxidoreductase, translating to MSGHEAESVPVLVVGGSLVGLSTSVFLGRLGIQHLLVERHEGTSTHPRGRGNNVRTMEIYRTAGVEPRIREAARVLSGNDGILQVDSLTGSRRRWIIGDISGGMDITRVSSSDWCLCSQNDLEPVLLEYARELGADIRFGSEVVSFEQDGEGVRAEILDRASGATRVVRAEYLVAADGPRSPARTRLGIGQSGPGELFHNVSVTFRSRNLKDHIGKKRFVVCYVTDPEGEGALLPVDNEERWVIHVPWYPARGETLDDFTDERLTAHIRAAAGVDDIDVEVTGRAPWHASKRVADAYGEGRVLLAGDSVHEMPPTGAFGSNTGIQDAHNLAWKLAAVLRGWAGPALLDTYEAERRPVALATGTRACVQAADEQHPGFSPTGRNDDPADLMTVALCYRYASRAVVDAPAQRPVVPDSFELGGEPGTRAPHMWVTRDGSRISTLDLYEQSFVLLAGSGGQKWRTAVQKASANLGMPVEAYLVGTGPDHDLAPEADADWAELHGTAEDGAVLVRPDGFVAWRADAAMPDADRVLTNVLQSVLCRD from the coding sequence GTGAGCGGACACGAAGCGGAATCTGTACCAGTTCTCGTCGTCGGCGGCTCCCTGGTGGGTCTTTCCACGTCGGTCTTCCTGGGACGCCTCGGAATTCAGCACCTGCTCGTGGAACGGCACGAGGGGACGTCCACGCACCCGCGCGGCCGGGGCAACAACGTGCGCACCATGGAGATCTACCGGACCGCCGGGGTGGAACCGCGGATCCGTGAGGCGGCGCGCGTGCTCTCCGGGAACGACGGGATCCTCCAGGTGGACTCCCTCACCGGGTCCAGACGCCGCTGGATCATCGGGGACATCTCCGGCGGCATGGACATCACCCGGGTGAGCTCGTCGGACTGGTGCCTGTGCAGCCAGAACGACCTGGAGCCGGTCCTGCTGGAGTACGCGCGGGAGTTGGGCGCGGACATCCGGTTCGGCTCCGAGGTGGTCTCCTTCGAGCAGGACGGCGAGGGGGTGCGGGCCGAGATCCTGGACCGGGCGTCCGGTGCGACCCGTGTCGTGCGCGCCGAGTACCTGGTGGCGGCCGACGGCCCGCGCAGCCCGGCGCGCACCCGGCTGGGGATCGGGCAGTCCGGTCCGGGCGAGCTGTTCCACAACGTGAGCGTCACCTTCCGCAGCCGGAACCTGAAGGACCACATCGGCAAGAAACGTTTCGTCGTGTGCTACGTCACCGACCCCGAGGGCGAGGGCGCCCTGCTCCCGGTCGACAACGAGGAACGCTGGGTCATCCATGTGCCCTGGTATCCGGCGCGGGGCGAGACCCTCGACGACTTCACCGACGAGCGGCTCACCGCGCACATCCGTGCCGCGGCCGGCGTCGACGACATCGACGTCGAGGTCACCGGCCGGGCGCCCTGGCACGCCTCGAAGCGGGTCGCGGACGCGTACGGCGAGGGCCGTGTCCTGCTCGCCGGAGACTCCGTCCACGAGATGCCGCCGACCGGCGCGTTCGGCTCCAACACCGGTATCCAGGACGCGCACAACCTCGCCTGGAAGCTGGCGGCCGTGCTGCGCGGCTGGGCGGGCCCGGCGCTGCTGGACACGTACGAGGCGGAACGGCGCCCGGTCGCGCTGGCCACCGGCACCCGCGCCTGCGTCCAGGCCGCCGACGAGCAGCACCCCGGCTTCAGCCCGACGGGACGCAACGACGATCCGGCGGACCTGATGACCGTCGCCCTCTGCTACCGCTACGCCTCCCGGGCCGTCGTGGACGCCCCCGCGCAGCGCCCGGTCGTCCCCGACTCCTTCGAGCTCGGCGGTGAACCGGGCACCCGCGCGCCCCACATGTGGGTGACCCGGGACGGCTCCCGGATCTCCACGCTGGACCTGTACGAGCAGTCCTTCGTGCTGCTCGCCGGGTCGGGCGGGCAGAAGTGGCGGACCGCGGTCCAGAAGGCGTCGGCGAACCTGGGCATGCCCGTCGAGGCGTATCTCGTGGGCACCGGGCCCGACCACGACCTGGCCCCGGAGGCGGACGCCGACTGGGCCGAGCTGCACGGCACCGCCGAGGACGGCGCGGTGCTGGTGCGCCCCGACGGCTTCGTCGCCTGGCGGGCCGACGCGGCGATGCCGGACGCCGACCGTGTGCTGACGAACGTGCTGCAGAGCGTGCTCTGCCGCGACTGA
- a CDS encoding cytochrome P450 family protein — translation MTQAFASEESEALSAQEAAAAASSCSREFRANPHPVYAALREAAPVCPLSPPHGVETYLITRYDDARAALADPRFSKDMYGAIDAYHRIFGDSSIALDDNMLFSDPPKHTRLRRIVGNTFTPKRVESLRARVQQITDELLDACPTTEPVNLLPEFCFPLPLQVICELLGVPENERKQAQEWSATVAQTGFGPEARAKLEIAEGNLRDYLVDLCARKRREPDGGLLSALVTAQDQEGSLTDGELVSTAWVLLFAGHKSTAYQIGNAVYHLLSRPDQKELALKDASTLAQAIEEVFRFETSVENSTFRYAKEDVVVRDTLIPKGALVQISITGANRDPELFTAPDEMDVRRPNVQASHLAFGYGPHYCVGAPLARLEMQIALGTLFARHPKVALAQKPEDARWMTVPFPAFRGLAELPVVLDPS, via the coding sequence ATGACGCAAGCGTTCGCATCCGAGGAATCCGAGGCACTGTCGGCACAGGAGGCGGCCGCCGCGGCGTCGTCGTGCAGCCGGGAGTTCCGCGCAAACCCGCACCCCGTGTACGCCGCCCTCAGGGAGGCGGCGCCGGTCTGCCCGCTGTCCCCGCCGCACGGCGTGGAGACGTACCTCATCACGCGTTATGACGACGCCCGCGCCGCCCTCGCCGACCCCCGGTTCAGCAAGGACATGTACGGCGCCATCGACGCCTACCACCGCATCTTCGGCGACTCGTCGATCGCCCTCGACGACAACATGCTCTTCTCCGACCCGCCGAAGCACACCCGGCTGCGGCGCATCGTCGGCAACACCTTCACCCCGAAGCGCGTGGAATCGCTGCGGGCGCGGGTCCAGCAGATCACCGACGAACTGCTCGACGCGTGCCCGACGACCGAGCCGGTGAATCTCCTCCCGGAATTCTGCTTCCCCCTTCCGCTGCAGGTGATCTGTGAACTCCTCGGCGTTCCGGAGAACGAGCGGAAGCAGGCGCAGGAATGGTCCGCGACGGTCGCCCAGACGGGATTCGGTCCGGAGGCGCGCGCGAAACTGGAGATCGCCGAGGGAAATCTCCGCGACTATCTCGTCGACCTGTGCGCCCGTAAGCGCCGGGAGCCCGACGGCGGTCTGCTCAGCGCCCTCGTCACCGCCCAGGACCAGGAGGGCTCCCTCACCGACGGCGAACTCGTCTCCACCGCCTGGGTGCTGCTCTTCGCCGGGCACAAGTCGACGGCGTACCAGATCGGGAACGCGGTCTACCACCTGCTCAGCCGGCCCGACCAGAAGGAGTTGGCGCTGAAGGACGCGAGCACGCTGGCCCAGGCCATCGAGGAGGTCTTCCGGTTCGAGACCTCCGTGGAGAACTCCACGTTCCGCTACGCCAAGGAGGACGTGGTCGTCCGGGACACGCTGATCCCCAAGGGCGCCCTGGTCCAGATCTCCATCACCGGCGCCAACCGCGACCCGGAGTTGTTCACCGCCCCCGACGAGATGGACGTACGCCGCCCGAACGTCCAGGCCTCGCACCTCGCGTTCGGCTACGGCCCGCACTACTGCGTCGGCGCCCCGCTCGCCCGGCTGGAGATGCAGATCGCCCTGGGTACGCTCTTCGCGCGGCACCCCAAGGTGGCCCTGGCGCAGAAGCCCGAGGACGCGCGCTGGATGACCGTGCCGTTCCCCGCCTTCCGGGGCCTCGCCGAACTCCCCGTCGTCCTCGACCCGTCATGA
- a CDS encoding antibiotic biosynthesis monooxygenase family protein encodes MTGGAPERVRVVRLLRVREGMEADFVASYREVRRGSAGVPGHLGEQLCRSLDDPAQWLLTSEWESFEAVRAWRSGSAHRTLVEPMNACLHDDRWTAVFQVRESTTA; translated from the coding sequence ATGACGGGCGGAGCCCCGGAGCGCGTACGCGTGGTGCGGCTGCTGCGCGTGCGCGAGGGGATGGAGGCGGACTTCGTGGCGTCCTACCGCGAGGTCCGCCGGGGTTCGGCCGGCGTCCCCGGGCATCTCGGCGAGCAACTGTGCCGTTCGCTGGACGACCCCGCCCAGTGGCTGCTCACCAGTGAGTGGGAGAGCTTCGAGGCGGTACGGGCCTGGCGGTCCGGCTCCGCGCACCGGACCCTGGTCGAGCCGATGAACGCCTGTCTGCACGACGACCGCTGGACGGCGGTCTTCCAGGTCAGGGAGAGCACCACCGCCTGA
- a CDS encoding MarR family winged helix-turn-helix transcriptional regulator, with protein MPKPLSLPFDPIARADELWKQRWGSVPSMAAITSIMRAQQILLAEVDSVVKPYGLTFARYEALVLLNFSKAGELPMSKIGERLMVHPTSVTNTVDRLVRSGLVAKRPNPNDGRGTLASITDKGREVVDAATRDLMAMDFGLGVYDAEECAEIFAMLRPLRVAAHDFEES; from the coding sequence GTGCCGAAGCCGCTCAGTCTTCCCTTCGACCCCATCGCCCGCGCCGACGAACTCTGGAAGCAGCGCTGGGGCAGCGTGCCGTCCATGGCCGCCATCACCTCGATCATGCGCGCCCAGCAGATCCTCCTCGCCGAGGTCGACTCGGTGGTCAAGCCGTACGGGCTGACGTTCGCCCGGTACGAGGCGCTGGTGCTGCTGAACTTCTCCAAGGCCGGCGAACTGCCGATGTCCAAGATCGGCGAGCGGCTGATGGTGCACCCCACGTCGGTGACGAACACCGTCGACCGGCTGGTGCGCTCCGGCCTGGTGGCCAAGCGCCCCAACCCCAACGACGGGCGCGGCACCCTCGCCTCCATCACCGACAAGGGCCGCGAGGTCGTCGACGCGGCCACCCGCGACCTGATGGCCATGGACTTCGGACTCGGGGTCTACGACGCGGAGGAGTGCGCGGAGATCTTCGCGATGCTGCGCCCGCTGCGGGTCGCGGCACACGACTTCGAGGAGAGCTGA
- a CDS encoding DUF3817 domain-containing protein, which yields MKKSVLTRYRVMAYVTAVMLLVLCTCMVFKYGFDMGEDVTFAVSQVHGFLYIVYLIFAFDLGSKAKWPFGKLLWVLLSGTIPLAAFFVERKVTRDVEPLVSGVEPAVAKA from the coding sequence ATGAAGAAGAGCGTCCTGACCCGCTACCGGGTGATGGCCTACGTCACCGCCGTCATGCTGCTCGTGCTGTGCACCTGCATGGTGTTCAAGTACGGCTTCGACATGGGCGAGGACGTCACCTTCGCCGTCTCCCAGGTGCACGGCTTCCTCTACATCGTCTACCTGATCTTCGCGTTCGACCTCGGGTCCAAGGCGAAGTGGCCGTTCGGGAAGCTGCTCTGGGTGCTTCTCTCCGGCACCATTCCGCTGGCCGCCTTCTTTGTGGAGCGCAAGGTCACACGGGATGTGGAACCGCTGGTCAGCGGTGTGGAGCCGGCCGTCGCCAAGGCCTGA
- a CDS encoding acyl-CoA mutase large subunit family protein, with the protein MDADAIEEGRRRWQARYDAARKRDADFTTLSGDPVEPVYGPRPGDRYEGFERIGWPGEYPFTRGLYPTGYRGRTWTIRQFAGFGNAEQTNERYKMILGNGGGGLSVAFDMPTLMGRDSDDPRSLGEVGHCGVAIDSAADMEVLFKDIPLGDVTTSMTISGPAVPVFCMYLVAAERQGVDPGVLNGTLQTDIFKEYIAQKEWLFQPEPHLRLIGDLMEHCAAGIPAYKPLSVSGYHIREAGATAAQELAYTLADGFGYVELGLSRGLDVDVFAPGLSFFFDAHVDFFEEIAKFRAARRIWARWMRDVYGAQSEKAQWLRFHTQTAGVSLTAQQPYNNVVRTAVEALAAVLGGTNSLHTNALDETLALPSEQAAEIALRTQQVLMEETGVANVADPLGGSWYIEQLTDRIEADAEKIFDQIKERGLRAHPDGRHPIGPITSGILRGIEDGWFTGEIAESAFQYQRSLEKGDKKVVGVNVHTGSVTGDLEILRVSHEVEREQVRVLAARKAARDDAAVRTALDAMLDAARSGANMIEPMLDAVRAEATLGEICDVLRDEWGVYTEPAGF; encoded by the coding sequence ATGGACGCTGACGCCATCGAGGAGGGCCGCCGTCGCTGGCAGGCCCGGTACGACGCCGCGCGCAAGCGCGACGCAGACTTCACCACGCTCTCCGGGGACCCCGTGGAGCCGGTGTACGGGCCCCGGCCGGGAGACAGGTACGAGGGCTTCGAGCGGATCGGCTGGCCCGGGGAGTACCCCTTCACCCGCGGGCTCTACCCGACCGGCTACCGAGGGCGGACGTGGACCATCCGGCAGTTCGCCGGGTTCGGCAACGCCGAGCAGACCAACGAGCGCTACAAGATGATCCTCGGCAACGGCGGAGGCGGTCTCTCCGTCGCCTTCGACATGCCGACCCTCATGGGCCGCGACTCCGACGACCCGCGCTCGCTCGGCGAGGTCGGGCACTGCGGCGTCGCCATCGACTCCGCCGCCGACATGGAGGTCCTGTTCAAGGACATCCCGCTGGGCGACGTCACCACGTCCATGACCATCAGCGGGCCCGCCGTGCCCGTCTTCTGCATGTACCTCGTGGCCGCCGAGCGCCAGGGCGTCGACCCGGGCGTGCTCAACGGCACCCTGCAGACCGACATCTTCAAGGAGTACATCGCGCAGAAGGAGTGGCTCTTCCAGCCCGAGCCGCACCTGCGCCTCATCGGCGACCTGATGGAGCACTGCGCCGCCGGCATCCCCGCCTACAAGCCGCTGTCCGTCTCCGGGTACCACATCCGCGAGGCCGGGGCCACGGCCGCGCAGGAGCTGGCGTACACCCTCGCGGACGGCTTCGGCTACGTCGAGCTGGGCCTCAGCCGCGGCCTCGACGTCGACGTCTTCGCGCCGGGCCTGTCCTTCTTCTTCGACGCCCATGTCGACTTCTTCGAGGAGATCGCCAAGTTCCGCGCGGCCCGCCGCATCTGGGCGCGCTGGATGCGGGACGTGTACGGCGCGCAGAGCGAGAAGGCGCAGTGGCTGCGGTTCCACACCCAGACCGCGGGTGTCTCGCTGACCGCGCAGCAGCCGTACAACAACGTCGTCCGCACCGCCGTCGAGGCGCTCGCCGCCGTGCTCGGCGGGACCAACTCGCTGCACACCAACGCCCTCGACGAGACCCTCGCGCTGCCCAGCGAGCAGGCCGCCGAGATCGCGCTGCGCACCCAGCAGGTCCTCATGGAGGAGACCGGCGTCGCCAACGTCGCCGACCCGCTGGGCGGCTCCTGGTACATCGAGCAGCTCACCGACCGGATCGAGGCCGACGCCGAGAAGATCTTCGACCAGATCAAGGAGCGCGGCCTGCGCGCCCACCCCGACGGCAGGCACCCCATCGGGCCGATCACCTCCGGCATCCTGCGCGGGATCGAGGACGGCTGGTTCACCGGCGAGATCGCCGAGTCCGCCTTCCAGTACCAGCGCTCCCTGGAGAAGGGCGACAAGAAGGTCGTCGGCGTCAACGTCCACACCGGCTCGGTCACCGGCGACCTGGAGATCCTGCGGGTCAGCCACGAGGTGGAGCGCGAGCAGGTGAGGGTGCTGGCCGCCCGCAAGGCCGCCCGCGACGACGCCGCCGTACGCACCGCGCTGGACGCGATGCTGGACGCCGCCCGCAGCGGCGCCAACATGATCGAGCCGATGCTGGACGCCGTGCGCGCCGAGGCCACCCTGGGCGAGATCTGCGACGTCCTGCGCGACGAGTGGGGCGTGTACACGGAGCCGGCGGGCTTCTGA
- a CDS encoding TetR/AcrR family transcriptional regulator, translating to MESQPVPARPGRPRSAAADAAILAATREALVELGWSKLTLGDVATRAGVAKTTLYRRWSGKHELVVDAVAELFDALRLPDRGSLAADIEGVVLQFAAILARPEAKSGLMAVVAESTRDEALRDRIRTSIVDRQKRLVLEGRARAQGRGELPPSSDPAESDRTADLIFDMVAGAVVHRTLVSGHPADEEWVRGFTRVLLLGLAGAAAAGD from the coding sequence ATGGAGAGCCAGCCCGTTCCCGCCCGCCCGGGACGCCCGCGCAGCGCCGCCGCGGACGCGGCGATCCTGGCGGCCACCCGGGAGGCGCTGGTCGAGCTCGGCTGGTCGAAGCTCACCCTCGGCGATGTGGCGACCCGGGCCGGGGTGGCGAAGACGACCCTGTACCGCCGCTGGTCCGGCAAGCACGAACTGGTCGTGGACGCGGTCGCCGAGCTCTTCGACGCGCTGCGCCTGCCCGACCGGGGCAGTCTGGCCGCCGACATCGAGGGCGTGGTGCTGCAGTTCGCGGCGATCCTGGCCCGGCCGGAGGCGAAGAGCGGGCTGATGGCGGTGGTGGCCGAGTCGACCCGGGACGAGGCGCTGCGCGACCGTATCCGCACCTCGATCGTGGACCGGCAGAAGCGGTTGGTGCTCGAGGGCCGGGCGCGCGCCCAGGGCCGCGGGGAGCTGCCGCCGTCATCGGACCCGGCGGAGTCGGACCGGACGGCCGACCTCATCTTCGACATGGTGGCGGGGGCCGTCGTGCACCGGACGCTGGTGAGCGGGCATCCGGCGGACGAGGAGTGGGTGCGTGGCTTCACCCGGGTGCTGCTGCTGGGGCTGGCGGGGGCGGCCGCGGCCGGCGACTGA
- a CDS encoding tetratricopeptide repeat protein, producing MQPRNMSMSGVVDLAAVKAAQEAKAKAEQARAEAARQGGPGAVSPADLVIDVDEAGFERDVLQRSAEVPVVIDFWAEWCEPCKQLSPLLERLTVEYNGRLLLAKIDVDANQMLMQQFGVQGIPAVFAVVAGQALPLFQGAAGEAQIRQTLDQLVAVAEQRFGLTGLAVDPDAEPGGVQAAPEVPAGPYDAQLEAAVQALDAGDLAGAVQAYKNVLADDPANSEAKLGLAQAELLQRVQGLDPQQVRKDAADRPGDVQAQIAAADLDLVGGHVEDAFGRLIETVGRTAGDDRDAVRLRLLELFEVVGADDPRVAAARRALARALF from the coding sequence ATGCAGCCACGGAACATGTCCATGAGCGGGGTCGTCGACCTCGCCGCGGTGAAGGCGGCCCAGGAGGCCAAGGCGAAGGCGGAGCAGGCGCGAGCCGAGGCCGCCCGGCAGGGCGGGCCGGGAGCCGTGTCACCCGCCGACCTCGTCATCGACGTGGACGAGGCGGGCTTCGAGCGCGACGTCCTCCAGCGCTCCGCCGAGGTACCGGTCGTCATCGACTTCTGGGCCGAGTGGTGCGAGCCGTGCAAGCAGCTGAGCCCGCTCCTGGAGCGGCTCACCGTCGAGTACAACGGCCGCCTCCTCCTCGCCAAGATCGACGTCGACGCCAACCAGATGCTGATGCAGCAGTTCGGGGTGCAGGGCATCCCGGCCGTCTTCGCGGTCGTCGCCGGCCAGGCGCTGCCGCTCTTCCAGGGCGCGGCCGGCGAGGCACAGATCCGCCAGACGCTGGACCAGCTCGTCGCGGTGGCCGAGCAGCGCTTCGGGCTCACCGGCCTCGCCGTCGACCCCGACGCCGAGCCGGGCGGCGTCCAGGCCGCCCCCGAGGTGCCCGCCGGTCCGTACGACGCCCAGCTCGAGGCCGCCGTACAGGCCCTGGACGCGGGCGATCTGGCCGGTGCCGTCCAGGCCTACAAGAACGTCCTGGCCGACGACCCGGCGAACAGCGAGGCCAAGCTGGGCCTCGCGCAGGCCGAACTGCTCCAGCGGGTGCAGGGCCTCGACCCGCAGCAGGTGCGCAAGGACGCCGCCGACCGGCCCGGCGATGTGCAGGCGCAGATCGCCGCCGCCGACCTCGACCTGGTCGGCGGTCACGTCGAGGACGCCTTCGGCCGGCTCATCGAGACGGTCGGGCGCACGGCGGGCGACGACCGGGACGCCGTACGGCTGCGGCTGCTGGAGCTGTTCGAGGTCGTCGGCGCCGACGATCCTCGGGTGGCGGCGGCGCGCAGGGCGCTGGCGCGGGCGCTGTTCTAG
- a CDS encoding DUF6230 family protein: MESQVRGGTRWKRFAVVMVPSVAATAAIGVALAQGALAASFSVSGQSFKVTTDKLTGTGFSQYGALDEGYTLSGKKTVHPVAVSAFTNATINNLCQSVVTPDLPFVGDVSLVLRAGTDPKKPVEAKNLYIDVADLKADAEFTNIDIGVAAKDANKGPGMKGGGEQANPYGFAQQAEKAVLTDVKQTAWATTAGTFKLSGLKMSLSTDGAECY, from the coding sequence ATGGAGTCCCAGGTGCGTGGCGGGACCAGATGGAAGCGGTTCGCTGTGGTCATGGTGCCCAGCGTCGCCGCCACGGCAGCGATAGGTGTCGCCCTCGCGCAGGGCGCTCTGGCAGCGTCGTTCAGCGTTTCGGGTCAGTCGTTCAAGGTGACGACGGACAAGCTCACCGGTACTGGTTTCTCGCAGTACGGCGCTCTTGACGAGGGTTACACGCTCTCCGGCAAGAAGACGGTTCACCCCGTCGCCGTCTCGGCGTTCACGAACGCCACGATCAACAACCTGTGCCAGTCGGTCGTCACCCCGGACCTGCCGTTCGTCGGTGACGTGAGCCTGGTCCTGCGGGCCGGCACCGACCCGAAGAAGCCGGTCGAGGCGAAGAACCTCTACATCGACGTCGCCGACCTGAAGGCCGACGCCGAGTTCACGAACATCGACATCGGTGTGGCTGCCAAGGACGCCAACAAGGGTCCGGGCATGAAGGGCGGCGGCGAGCAGGCCAACCCGTACGGGTTCGCCCAGCAGGCCGAGAAGGCCGTCCTCACGGACGTGAAGCAGACGGCGTGGGCGACCACCGCCGGAACCTTCAAGCTCAGCGGCCTGAAGATGTCGCTGTCGACGGACGGCGCGGAGTGCTACTGA
- a CDS encoding DUF6114 domain-containing protein: MSAETPAVPGTDEHYLRVARRKFRAWRGTRPFWAGLFIMLGGLPIAYFPYANLQIGHLTLAMATTAGAGSLIIGVLLVVLGISLWFQKHVRVFAGIAAILLGLVSIPVSNLGGFLIGFLLALIGGAMAVSWAPGKDEDAQPAQAGTTSEGSAPEGAADSDTTALKPVVGESNDLSGTSPANGANGRHSAG; encoded by the coding sequence ATGAGCGCCGAGACTCCTGCCGTTCCCGGCACCGATGAGCACTACCTCCGGGTCGCCAGGCGGAAGTTCCGCGCCTGGCGGGGCACCAGGCCGTTCTGGGCAGGTCTGTTCATCATGCTCGGCGGCCTCCCGATCGCGTACTTCCCGTACGCCAACCTGCAGATCGGGCACCTGACGCTGGCGATGGCCACGACGGCGGGCGCCGGATCGCTGATCATCGGTGTGCTGCTTGTCGTCCTGGGCATCAGCCTCTGGTTCCAGAAGCACGTGCGTGTCTTCGCGGGCATCGCGGCGATCCTGCTGGGCCTGGTCTCCATTCCCGTGTCCAACCTCGGTGGCTTCCTCATCGGCTTCCTCCTCGCCCTGATCGGCGGAGCGATGGCCGTGTCCTGGGCGCCCGGGAAGGACGAGGACGCGCAGCCCGCGCAGGCCGGCACGACGAGTGAGGGGTCCGCACCGGAAGGTGCCGCGGACTCCGACACCACCGCCCTGAAGCCCGTGGTGGGCGAGTCGAACGATCTGTCAGGAACGAGCCCGGCGAACGGGGCGAACGGGAGGCACAGTGCCGGCTGA